In Treponema primitia ZAS-2, a genomic segment contains:
- a CDS encoding Fic/DOC family protein: MEEYNYTYKGSEDYCYPGTSILKNKLGLKEDSILLKAEREITSIKLLMLYNMPVEGLFNFDHFCNIHKIIFEDIYEWAGKIRKGEFLTKGNSIFCRGQYLKENADKIFTQLKDEKILQNLPKNNFIKRLAYYMGEVNALHPFREGNGRTSREYFRQLSLNANYILDFSKTNKNELLLADIEAFNGSYENLIKILAKSIKIK, from the coding sequence TTGGAAGAATATAATTATACCTATAAAGGTTCCGAAGATTATTGTTATCCCGGAACCAGTATTTTAAAAAATAAATTGGGACTAAAAGAAGATTCTATATTATTAAAGGCTGAACGTGAAATCACAAGTATAAAATTATTGATGCTATATAATATGCCGGTAGAAGGTTTATTTAATTTTGACCATTTTTGTAATATTCATAAAATAATATTTGAAGATATTTATGAATGGGCGGGTAAAATAAGAAAAGGAGAATTTTTGACAAAAGGGAATTCAATATTTTGCCGTGGTCAATATTTAAAGGAAAATGCAGATAAAATATTTACACAACTAAAAGATGAAAAAATATTGCAAAATTTACCAAAAAATAATTTTATCAAACGCTTGGCATATTATATGGGTGAAGTAAATGCTCTACATCCATTTCGAGAAGGAAATGGACGGACATCACGTGAATATTTTAGACAATTATCATTAAATGCTAATTATATTCTTGATTTTAGTAAAACAAATAAAAACGAACTTTTATTGGCCGACATAGAAGCTTTTAATGGTTCTTACGAAAATTTAATAAAAATACTGGCTAAATCAATAAAGATAAAATAA